In the Engystomops pustulosus chromosome 2, aEngPut4.maternal, whole genome shotgun sequence genome, one interval contains:
- the LOC140117106 gene encoding uncharacterized protein translates to MFLQVLVVLSLPIISGAALSEAQCNVPPEKRTDCGRPEISSDECVKRGCCFDPSIYEVIWCFQPLQTATTAATSAQSTTPAQSNVTVTTQNATSAQAENGTQSTGNPMDIELAAEPMATETTSNSTEKTTPASGCGPLWSWSHPGSISLMSLILTVIVTFSKIVCAAELTLRLADSMTMSLHVFSVFALALLSLQLLLAEAGPVLDEAQCTLAPSERTDCGFRGITQQECIRKGCCFDSRIREVIWCYHVPEAVEIVDPQVQEEVAEPQVIEEVPEPQGQEEVNEPQGQEEVDEPQGQEEVNEPQGQEEVDEPQGQEEVNEPQGQEEVDEPQGQEEVNEPQGQEEVDEPQGQEEVNEPQGQEEVNEPQGQEEVNEPQGQEEVNEPQGQEEVNEPQGQEEVDEPQGQEEVNEPQGQEEVNEPQGQEEVNEQGQESNYEEEICVD, encoded by the exons ATGTTTCTGCAAGTGCTTGTAGTCCTCAGCCTCCCCATCATCTCCGGGGCTGCATTGT CTGAGGCCCAGTGCAACGTGCCACCAGAGAAGAGGACGGACTGCGGGAGACCAGAGATAAGTAGTGATGAGTGTGTCAAACGTGGCTGCTGCTTCGACCCCAGTATCTACGAAGTGATCTGGTGCTTCCAACCTCTGCAGACTGCGACCACAGCAGCCACATCGGCGCAAAGTACCACACCGGCCCAAAGTAACGTAACTGTGACGACACAAAATGCTACGTCAGCACAAGCAGAAAACG GCACCCAGAGCACTGGGAATCCTATGGACATAGAATTGGCGGCCGAGCCTATGGCCACCGAGACCACAAGCAACTCCACTGAGAAGACCACCCCAGCGAGCGGCTGCGGACCTCTGTGGAGCTGGAGTCACCCCGGTTCTATCAGCCTGATGTCTCTGATACTCACTGTCATCGTCACCTTCTCTAAAATC GTGTGCgccgcagagctgacactccgATTAGCAGACAGCATGACCATGTCTCTGCACGTGTTCTCAGTCTTCGCCCTCgccctcctctccctgcagcttCTCCTTGCTGAGGCCGGTCCTGTCCTGG ATGAAGCTCAGTGCACTTTGGCACCAAGTGAGAGGACCGACTGTGGTTTCAGGGGCATCACTCAGCAGGAATGTATCAGGAAGGGATGCTGCTTCGATTCAAGGATCCGTGAGGTCATTTGGTGTTACCATGTCCCCGAAGCGGTGGAAATAGTAGATCCTCAGGTCCAAGAAGAAGTCGCTGAACCTCAAGTTATTGAAGAGGTTCCTGAGCCTCAGGGACAAGAAGAGGTCAACGAGCCTCAAGGACAAGAGGAGGTCGACGAGCCTCAAGGACAGGAAGAGGTCAACGAGCCTCAAGGACAAGAGGAGGTCGACGAGCCTCAAGGACAAGAAGAGGTCAACGAGCCTCAAGGACAAGAGGAGGTCGACGAGCCTCAAGGACAGGAAGAGGTCAACGAGCCTCAAGGACAAGAGGAGGTCGACGAGCCTCAAGGACAAGAAGAGGTCAACGAGCCTCAGGGACAGGAAGAGGTCAACGAGCCTCAAGGACAGGAAGAGGTCAACGAGCCTCAGGGACAGGAAGAGGTCAACGAGCCTCAAGGACAGGAAGAGGTCAACGAGCCTCAAGGACAAGAGGAGGTCGACGAGCCTCAGGGACAGGAAGAGGTCAACGAGCCTCAAGGACAAGAAGAAGTCAACGAGCCTCAGGGACAGGAAGAGGTCAACGAGCAGGGACAAGAATCAAACTATGAGGAGGAAA TTTGTGTTGATTGA